One genomic segment of Vagococcus intermedius includes these proteins:
- the yaaA gene encoding S4 domain-containing protein YaaA — MKEKFKLKAEYITLGQFLKETMIISSGGMAKWYLRENAVFVDGELETRRGRKLYAGMMIEIPEEGTFFMEKMTDESSEDQLNEIN, encoded by the coding sequence TTGAAAGAAAAGTTTAAATTAAAAGCAGAATATATTACATTAGGTCAATTTTTGAAAGAAACCATGATAATTTCAAGTGGTGGAATGGCGAAATGGTATTTACGTGAAAATGCTGTGTTTGTTGACGGCGAATTAGAAACACGTCGTGGTCGTAAGTTATACGCTGGTATGATGATTGAAATACCTGAAGAAGGTACTTTTTTTATGGAAAAAATGACAGATGAGAGTAGTGAGGACCAGCTAAATGAAATTAACTAA
- the recF gene encoding DNA replication/repair protein RecF (All proteins in this family for which functions are known are DNA-binding proteins that assist the filamentation of RecA onto DNA for the initiation of recombination or recombinational repair.): MKLTNIHLEDYRNYETLALDFTKSLTIFLGENAQGKTNLLESIYVLAMTRSHRTSHEKELIAWDKDYARIVGDVQKKNQTIRMEMAIATKGKKTKLNHIEQKKLSDYVGELNVVLFAPEDLYLIKGAPQVRRRFIDMELGQISPLYLYHLSNYQRVLKQRNKYLKQVAGLKEVDEAYLSVLSEQLAESGSHVLYLRYQFIQKLEKWSQVIHQGITENREALSIRYQPSIKIDETHSQKEVQQIYLDDLEKNINKELFKQTTIIGPHRDDLLFFIGEQNVQTFGSQGQQRTTALSLKLAEIELIKAEIGEYPILLLDDVMSELDDERQIHLLKTIEGKVQTFVTTTTLQHLTHRLQSSPDIFMVTNGKVERKSE, from the coding sequence ATGAAATTAACTAATATTCATTTAGAAGATTATCGTAACTACGAAACACTTGCATTAGATTTTACTAAATCGTTAACTATTTTTTTGGGAGAAAATGCTCAAGGTAAAACCAATTTATTGGAAAGTATCTATGTTTTGGCAATGACGCGTAGCCATCGAACGAGTCATGAAAAAGAATTAATCGCTTGGGATAAAGATTATGCTCGAATTGTAGGGGATGTCCAAAAAAAGAATCAAACCATTCGTATGGAGATGGCAATAGCCACGAAAGGTAAAAAAACAAAACTAAACCATATTGAACAAAAAAAGCTAAGTGATTATGTTGGCGAGTTGAATGTGGTTTTGTTTGCTCCTGAGGATCTTTACTTAATAAAAGGAGCACCACAAGTTAGACGACGTTTTATTGATATGGAGCTTGGGCAAATCAGTCCCCTTTATTTGTATCATTTATCGAATTATCAACGAGTTTTAAAACAACGTAACAAGTATTTAAAACAAGTAGCTGGACTTAAGGAAGTCGATGAAGCGTATCTTTCTGTTCTATCAGAACAGTTGGCTGAATCAGGCAGCCATGTTTTATACCTAAGGTATCAATTTATTCAGAAGCTTGAGAAATGGTCGCAAGTAATTCATCAAGGTATTACGGAGAATCGTGAAGCTCTAAGTATTCGTTATCAACCAAGTATTAAAATTGACGAAACTCATTCGCAAAAAGAGGTTCAACAAATTTATCTAGATGACTTAGAAAAAAATATAAACAAAGAACTGTTCAAACAAACTACAATCATCGGCCCTCATCGTGATGATTTACTTTTTTTTATAGGTGAACAAAATGTTCAAACTTTTGGTTCTCAAGGGCAACAAAGAACGACTGCCTTAAGTTTGAAACTCGCAGAAATTGAATTAATTAAAGCAGAAATTGGGGAATATCCAATTTTATTATTAGATGATGTCATGAGTGAACTTGATGATGAGCGTCAAATTCACTTGTTAAAAACAATTGAAGGAAAAGTTCAAACGTTTGTCACAACGACAACGTTACAACATTTAACTCATCGTTTACAAAGTAGTCCTGATATTTTTATGGTGACTAATGGCAAGGTAGAGAGGAAGAGTGAGTAA
- the dnaN gene encoding DNA polymerase III subunit beta, with amino-acid sequence MKLTINRSIFLNELSTVQRAISSKTTIPILTGVKLALSNDGLSLTGSNADISIETVLSNTNTKAEMLIERTGAVVLPSRFFGEIIRKLPESVFTLEVLPSNEAIITSGAARFTINGLSADNYPHLPIVDENNQLKISVRVLNKMIAETGFAVSMQESRPILTGVHFVLKHANLLAVATDSHRLSQRNIPMESGAEGFDIVVPGKSLLELSRSFKDEEEEVEISIMENQVLFKTKTMYFYSRLLEGKYPDTDRLIPNNFGTEIQFSVPKLLAAIERASLLSHEGRNNIVKLSIDSNKAIISGNSPEIGNVKEELTYLSLNGEPLEISFNPDYMKDALKAFGGIDVVVKFISPVRPFTLEPVDNSISFIQLITPVRTT; translated from the coding sequence ATGAAACTAACAATTAATAGATCAATTTTTTTAAATGAATTATCAACAGTTCAGCGTGCCATCTCATCAAAAACAACGATACCTATTTTAACTGGTGTCAAATTAGCTTTATCTAATGATGGCCTTTCTTTAACAGGAAGTAATGCTGATATTTCAATTGAAACGGTCTTAAGTAATACTAATACTAAAGCGGAAATGTTAATTGAACGAACAGGGGCTGTGGTATTACCCTCACGCTTTTTTGGAGAAATTATCAGAAAATTACCAGAATCAGTTTTCACATTAGAAGTATTGCCTTCAAATGAAGCAATTATTACATCAGGAGCGGCTCGTTTCACTATTAATGGCTTGTCTGCGGATAATTATCCGCATTTACCTATTGTGGATGAAAACAACCAATTAAAGATATCAGTGAGAGTTTTAAACAAGATGATTGCTGAGACTGGTTTTGCAGTTTCGATGCAAGAAAGTCGCCCTATACTGACAGGAGTTCATTTTGTATTAAAGCATGCTAATTTACTAGCTGTGGCAACGGATAGTCATCGACTAAGTCAAAGAAATATTCCGATGGAATCTGGTGCAGAAGGATTTGACATTGTCGTACCAGGTAAAAGTTTATTGGAGCTATCTCGTTCATTTAAAGATGAAGAAGAAGAAGTTGAAATAAGTATTATGGAAAATCAAGTTTTATTTAAAACCAAAACAATGTATTTTTATTCTCGATTATTAGAAGGGAAGTATCCGGATACAGATCGTTTAATTCCAAATAACTTTGGTACAGAGATTCAATTTAGTGTTCCAAAACTATTGGCAGCTATTGAACGTGCCTCACTGTTGTCACATGAAGGACGTAATAACATTGTAAAATTATCAATTGATAGTAATAAAGCAATTATTTCTGGTAATTCCCCAGAGATTGGGAATGTTAAAGAAGAGTTAACTTATTTGAGTTTAAATGGAGAGCCTTTAGAAATTTCCTTCAATCCAGATTATATGAAAGATGCATTGAAAGCATTTGGTGGAATCGACGTGGTTGTTAAGTTTATTTCACCTGTACGGCCGTTTACTTTGGAGCCAGTAGACAATAGTATTTCATTTATTCAATTGATTACTCCAGTTAGAACTACCTAA